Genomic window (Melioribacteraceae bacterium):
GAGATTACAGAAAATGAATGGTTGCCCATCAGGTTTGAGAATACAAAATTTAGAGTTGATTACGAAAATGTTATAAGAATGTATTTACTATTTGCCGAAAGTTATAGATCGAATGCCGCCAGAGTTGAAGCACTTTTTAATGCGGCCGAAATATTAAGAACTAAGTTTAGTGATTATGAACAATCAGATTCTTTATATAAACTAATTTTGATTGAATCTCCTACTTCGATCTTTGCTTTAAATTCAAACATTGGACTTGCAAAAAATTCGATCTCTCTTAATAATCTTTCTCATGCCCGTAACTTTTTAGAACAAGCGTTTAGCAATTCCCGTTATTCTGCTGAGGAATTAAATGAAGCTAAATTTATAAGTGCAAAAATTGATTTCTGGGAGGGGAAATTTTCTGACGCATCAATTAAGTTGGTTGAGCTTGTGTCAAATTTCCAAATGAATTTTACCAACGATGCAATCGAATTAACGGCTGTAATTACCGCAGCAAAAAGTGATTCACTGAGCTTGTTAGGATATGCTAAATCTGACCTTTTCTTGTTTCAAAATAAACCCAAAGAAGCACTTGTTGAATTAAAAACTTTAGCTGATAATCCTAATCTATTGATACTAAATGAGTTCGCTCAGATAAAAATTGTAGAAATTTTTTTAGCAATGGGTAATTTTATTGAAGCCGAAGATATACTTAAATCTTTAATAGACGATGAAAAAACAACGATTTTCGACGATAAATCAACTTTTTTAATAGCACAATTACTCTTTTTTTGTAAAAAAGACAATTCTGCAGCCCTTGAATATTACCAAAAATTACTTGCAAAATTCCCTAACTCATTATATTTTGACCGTGCCCGTACTCAAATTAATTTTTTAAATAAAAATTTAAATCTAAAATGAGCAAAAGAGAACCCAAAACAGTCAAATGTTCCTTCTGTGGAAGAGATGGTAGCGAAGTTTCGAGCATGGTTGCCGGACCGGATGTTTACATATGCGACATCTGTATAAAAACAAGTATTGAAATCCTAAAAAACAACATCACACCCGCCTCAACCAAAAAAGAATCGTACCACTCATCTTTAACCCCGGACCTGATTAAAAAGAGTTTAGAGGAATATGTAATCGATCAAGACCTTGCGAAAAAAATACTTGCGGTAGCGGTTTATAATCACTACAAGCGAATTAATGCAACAAATTCACTTTTTGATCTTGACGATGTAGAGATTGAAAAGAGCAATATTCTATTGATTGGACCAACTGGTGTGGGGAAAACTCTTCTCGCACAAACTTTAGCTCGAATTCTCGATGTACCATTCGCCATTGCAGATGCAACCACTTTAACTGAGGCAGGCTACGTTGGCGATGATGTTGAGACTGTACTAGTTAGATTATTACAGGCGGCTGATTATAATCTTGAAAAAGCCCAAAAAGGAATTGTGTACATCGATGAAATTGATAAAATTTCACGTAAGAGTGAGAGTACTTCAATTACCCGTGATGTTTCAGGAGAAGGCGTACAACAAGCTCTTTTAAAAATATTAGAAGGTACTGTGGCCGGCGTTCCTCCGCGTGGTGGTAGAAAACACCCCGAGCAGAGTTTAATAAACGTCAATACTAAAAATATTCTGTTTGTCTGCGGCGGAGCTTTTGATGGAATTGAAAATATTATTGCCAGCCGAATCAATAAAAACACAATCGGTTTTGATTCTAGCACTGCAGATACTGAAACTCTTGATAAGGATAACTTGATGTCTAAAGTCCAGCCAGAAGATCTTGTAAAATATGGTTTGATTCCGGAGTTGGTTGGTCGGCTTCCAATTATCGCACCGCTTAATTCGTTGAATGAAAATGCTTTGAAAAATATTTTGATAGAACCAAAAAATGCTATTGTAAAACAATATCAAAAATTGTTTATGCTCGAGGGCGTTGAATTGGAGTTCGATGAAAACGCACTAAACGAAATTGTAAAAAAAGCAATGGAAAGAAAAACCGGTGCTCGCGCTCTTCGTTCTATTGTAGAGGGAATTCTTTTAGATGTAATGTATGAATTGCCAACAAAGGAAAATATTGATAAATGCCTCATCACCCGCGATGTTGTTACTTATAACGAAAAACCTATTTATATTGAGAGTGACAGAAAAACAGCATAGTATTCTTATTAATTTTTTAAAGGAGCCATGCAGCAAAGCATGGCTTTTTTTTAAACGAAATTTTTAGTCAATTTGATAGTAGAGTATTGGAATTTATAAAAGAATGAAAATTGCAATCATCTTTTTTACTATAACATTGCAGGTTTTGGGTCAATCCAAAATATTGATACCAATGGATATACGCCAAACGGATCACTTGAAAGCTTATGGAATTACATTTAATTCACTTAAAACTGGTTCGAGTGCCGACTGGCTTTTAAACTATAGGGGCGGATCGTTTTTATTAGATTATTCAGAACGGATTATTTTGCAGTGTCAGGTTAAGGGAGTTTCTTTCGAAACCGTTTCGGCATCCGCAGTGGCGCAAATATATGCCGAGGTTCAAAGTGAAGAAAATAATTCCGATGTAGTTCGTTTAGAAAAAGCTCCTACAATCGCAGTTTATGTACCTCCGGGTTATCAACCTTGGGATGACGCTGTTATACTTGCCCTTAATTATGCCGAAGTTCCTTATGATAAAATTTGGATAAGGGAAATGCTGGCTGGAAGTCTTAGCAAATATGATTGGCTTCATTTGCATCATGAAGATTTCACCGGACAATATGGAAAGTTTTATGCCGCATTCAGCGGTGCTCAATGGTATATAGAACAGCAGTATCTTTATGAAAAAGAAGCAACCGAATTGGGTTATAAAAAAGTATCGGATATGGAAAAAGCTGTTGTGCTCGAAATTAAAAACTATGTTTCGCAAGGTGGATTTTTATTTGCGATGTGCTCTGCGACCGATTCATACGATATTGCTCTCGCGGCGTTGGATATTGATATTGTTGATAAAATGTATGATGGAGATCCTCCGGATGCAAATGCCGAGGAAAATCTAAATTTTGATAGGACATTTGCTTTCCAAAAATTTCAGTTGGAAATGAATCCCATGGTTTACGAATATAGTAATATCGATATTCAACCCCTTGAAATTGCTGATCAAAACAATGATTATTTTACTTTATTCGATTTTTCTGCAAAATATGATCCTGTTCCAACTATGTTGGTTCAGAACCATGTTAATGTAGTTAGAGGTTTTATGGGGCAAACAACAATGTTTAGAAAAAATCTAATTAAAAACTCAGTTCAGATTCTGGCAGAGAGACCCGGTACAGATCAAGTTAAATATATTCATGGAAATTACGGAAGAGGCACGTTTACTTTTTACGGAGGACATGATCCCGAAGATTACCAGCATGCTGTTGGAGATCCCCCAACCGAATTAAATTTGTTCAAAAATTCTCCAGGTTACCGATTAATATTAAATAATATTCTCTTTCCAGCAGCTAAAAAAAAGGAACAGAAAACTTGAATCTAATTATCAATTACCGCATCAAACGAGCTAGTTAAGAGAAAGTATGAAAACATTAAAATTCAAGAATCATAATGAACAAGTGCCAATTGGTAAACTGGTTTGCGTAGGTAGAAATTATGCTGCTCACGCAAAAGAACTCGGGAATGAAGTACCCGACTTTCCAATAATCTTCCTCAAACCATCTTCCGTGGTGATTTATGATGGAGATACAGTTGTGCATCCACCATATTCGAATGATCTTCATCATGAAGTTGAACTAGTACTCTATATTGGTGAAGAAGTCAAAGACGCAGATGATGCAAGCGCTGAACGAGCAATTTATGGTTACGCTGTAGGATTGGATATGACACTTCGCGATCTTCAAAATGAATTTAGGAAAAAGGGGGAGCCATGGACTCTTGCTAAATGTTTTGATACGGCTGCTGTTGTATCGGATGTAGTTCTTAAAAAAGATTACGTGCTAAAAGGAAATGAGATTATCTCCCTTTCTGTTAATGGTATTGAAAAACAAAATACTTCAATTAATAATATGATTTTCTCTCCAGTAGATATAGTAAAATATATCTCCGCAAGATTAACTCTGGAAAAAGGTGATTTAATATTTACCGGAACACCGGAGGGAGTTGGAAGAGTTAAACCCGGGGATTTAATTGAGGCGGAATTGGAAAATATTGGAAAAATAAAAACTGAAGTGATTAAAAAATAATTAGAGGTAATAATGCCTGTTTTTGAATATAAATGTTCAGATTGCAACAAAAAATTTGAAGTGCTTCACAAATCATCAACATCACTCGAAGAAATTATTTGTCCCGATTGTCATTCCAAAAATGCGAACAAATTATTTTCTTCCTTTGCTGCATCTGTTAGTTCTTCGAATTATTCTCCTAGTTCCAACTGTAGCAATGGAAGTTGTTCAGTTCCATCTTACGGCGGATGCGCAAGCGGGATGTGCGGGTTAAATTAATGTTATTTTGAGACGCAAATAATTGCGTCTCAATTTTTGCTTCATTCGTCGATCAGTTGTTTTTTTATAAATCCGCAAATTTCATCCATTGCCTCGGTAGCCTCCTTAAACATTGGAGCTAACAAGGGATAACAGTGAATCATCCCCTTCCCTGCTATAAAAATAATATCATTGCCTGCTTGCTTTGCTTTTAGATAAAACTTTTCACCGTCTTCGTACAATTCGTCATCTTCACCAGAATTAATAAATATTGGGGGTAATCCGGTAAGGTCGCCAAACAAAGGGGATATAAATGGATTATCAGCTTTGTCATTCCCAATATAGTGTTTACTGAAAACCAACCAAGAGTTAAGGGGCGCGAGTGATACTTTATTTTTAGAAGTGTATGATTGGCTTGAGCAGGTTAAATCTGTCCAAGGTGAAATTGCAACCGCTGCTTTTGGAAGTGGAATCTTTTTTTCTTTAAGAGCTAAAAGAATTGCCAGAACTAATCCTCCTCCGGCAGATTCTCCAGCGATAATTATATTCTCAGCTTTTTTTCCCATAATTAATAATTGTTCGTAAATTTTTACCGAATCATCAAGTGCGGCCGGAAATGGATGCTCAGGTGCAAGTCTGTATTCATAGAGATAATTAATAACCCCGCATCTTTCCGCGAACTTAGATACAAATCCTCTATGATCAGCGCATGAGCCGGATACATATCCTCCACCATGAACATACATTATTAGTTTATCTTTATTCGATCCCTTTGGAATTATCCACTCGCCTTTTATTCCGGCAATCATTTCCTCTTTTATTTTTACACCATCGGGAATTTTAGAATACTTCGACGCACCTTTTTCACATTCATCTCTAAAATTTTGAATCGAGGAGTTATCATCAAAAACTTCCTTTCGAAGCTTTCCTTTGAACAGATGTCTCTTTCTCAATAGACCAATAATAATTTTACTTCTTAAACTGGACATAATTTATTTCCTAATTTGAATTGACGTAGACTGAAATTATTGGAAGCAACAAATTCTTAATTTGACTATCATTTATGACGTGGTAGCTGAAACTTTTACCCAACAAAATAAAAATTATTTTGATAATAGTGAGTGACTCTGGCAGATGATACGAACGCCTCACTAGGAGGCGTTCAGAGATAGATCATTAGATGTTTAACTTAAAATTACTCGAAAACCTTGTGGTATCAAATATTTCAAACTAATTATATGTCATCAATGTTGAATATTCTTTTGCGTATTCAAGCATCTGTTTTGTAAAATCATCGGGATACTCAACCTTTACATCAATAATTTCATCGCCATTCATAACCGGCACAAGTTTAGGGTTAATAAATCCGGCATATGGAGCAATGTTCAACTTTTTATATCTCTCTAATACTTCCTTATGGAGTTCTAGATCGATCTTAACACCATAATTTTCAACGAGGGCTTTACCTGCTTCATAATCTCCTTCTGATTTTATTCTTTGAATCTCTTTAAGTAACTCACCAAAGATACTTCGCAGCTTTTCATAATTATTAATTACAAAATATGTTTTGCCCTCTTTGTTTTTCCTTTCAATTATGTTTTCACTTTTCCCTTTTTCAAACGCCCAGAGAGAAACCAGTTGTCTATTTCTCATATGTGCTTGTTCAATATTATCACCCAACTCAATTCTCGAAAGTTGTGTCATCAAACCATTTCGTATATAGGAATTATATTCTGCTTTTCCAACTTCAAGCGAAGGCATTACTCCAATATCAACTAACTTTTTATCAAGTATATAATATAGCGCTACCAAATCGGCACGAGCTTCTTCGAGTGCGTTAGAGTAGTTTTTTAAAGTTTCATTAGGCATACCGATGCCCGGATTTATTTGTCCCGATGCATGACCAATGACCTCGTGCATATCAGTATGAAGATCACTGGCGAGGGCTCCATATTTTTTTGCCAATTCAATTTCCTCTTTTGAATAGGCGAATTCCTCCAAAACCCCGCTCGTTTCTGCCGCTTTGTTGTATGAATAAACAATATTACCAAGATTAACAGATTTAGATCCATGTTCCTTTCTTACCCAATTAGAATTAGGCAAATTAATTCCGATAGGTGTGGAGGGAGAAGCGTCCCCCGATTCTACAACAACTGTGATAACCTTCGCAGATACTCCTTTCACATTTTTCTTTTTGTGCTGGGGAAACAGTGGTGAATTATCTTCAAACCATTGGGCGTTGTTGCTTATTGCTTCAATTCTTTTTGTCGCTTCTTCATCTTTAATTGAAACAATGGCTTCAAATGTACCTTTATAACCTAACGGATCATTATAAACCTCAATAAATCCATTAACCACATCAATCACAGAGGAAGTATCTTTTACCCATTCAATATTATATTCATCCCACTTTTTTAAATCACCTGTCTCATAAAACTCTACTAATAATTTTAAGGCTTTTGCCTGCTGTTCATTTTCCGCAACCTCAATTGCTTTATTAAGCCAATAAACAATTTTTTGAATTGAAAAAGCATACATGCTGTTAGCTTTCCAGGTTCGCTCGAATATTTCTCCCTTTTCTTTTATCAGCTTTGTGTTGTGCCCAATTTCAACCGGGCGCTGGTCATTCGGGTCTATTTTATTTTTATAAAACTCCTCAACTTCTTTCTGATTAACTCCCTCATAAAAATTAACAGCCGAACTCTTTACCAAATCATATTTCGTATCAAGATTAACTTTTACAGCATCAACGGTTGGATCAAATATCAGTTTAACAAGGTTTTTGTACAGATCCTCTTTTGTCTCATAATTCTGAAGAGGTAATTCAAAGTCATCGGAACCGTCAATCAACTCCTTAAAATATTCTTTTGAAAATTCAGGAATAAATTTTTTATTTGAATAATGATGATGAACACCGTTCGAAAACCAAACTCTTTTTGTATAAACCAAGAACTTTTCAAACTCTGGAGTACTCTTATCGCCGTTGAATGTTCTTACAATCCCTTCAAGTGTACGTCGGATATAAAGGTTGTGTTTATAGTTTTGATCATAAATCATATCCCGGCCATAAAGTGCTGCTTGGTATAAATAATACACTAATTTTTTCTGCTTTAGTGATAAGTCTTCAAATCCGGGTACTTGATATCGCTGGATTCTGAGATCAGCAAACTGCTCAGTAACATACTTAAAATTGTCTTCTTGCTTTTCTTTTGTTGAACAATTCATAAAAATTAATCCCGCAATAATTATTAAAAAAGTATTCTTTAAGTTCATAAAAACCTTTTTACTTGTTGATAATTGGGTGAAAAAATATAACATTTGTTTTCCTTAAACAATGAATTAAATGAGTGCTATTTTATGAATATTCAGATATTTGGAAGAAAAGACTGTAACGACACAAAAAAGGCGGAACGCTTTTTTAAGGAAAGAAAGATAGAATTTCATTTCCGTAATTTAGCCGAAAAAGGGGTATCTAAAGGTGAACTTGAGAACATTTCGAGCGTTCATCCTTTAGAAAATTTAATTGATAAAGAGGGGAAACGGTTTACAAAGAGAAATCTAAAGTATATGACATATAACGTGGAGGAAGAATTGTTGAGTGATCCACTTTTATTCAGAACCCCCATTGTTCGAAACGGAAAACTATCCACTATTGGGTTTGAACCTGATATTTGGAAATCGTGGCTCTAGTATTAAATAATATTTCTTTTTTTCAGATCATTAACCAGATTTTCGTAACCAATAAAATTAATTGCATCCCACCCACAGTTAATCGCGCCTTCAGCATATTCTTTTACATCATCAATAAACAAATGCTCTGAAGCGGGCTTTTGAGTGTATTTCTCAACTGCATGGTAAATTTCTTTTTCTGGTTTAATAGCTCCCACTTCATGAGACAAAATTAGTTTATCAAAATGAGTCAAAAAATCATAATTTCCATAACCATACTCTTTATGTATTTCGTTTGTGTTTGAAAGCAGTACCAATTTATATTCTTGTTTTAATATTGGAAGAAGCGCTATTACATCATCATTTTTAGTAAAAATGTTAGAGAAAACTTCACAAAACTCTTTCCCAGTAACTTTATTTTCAGTCCACTTCATCATTATTGAAAGGAATTCCTCACTAGATAATAGTCCTTTTTCAAAATCTTGGTGAATATTGTAATTGTTTTTATAGGTTTGAAAAAATATATCGCCGAGCCCCTCTTTTTTATTGTTCAAGAATTCTTTTGTCGGAGAATAATCGAATGGAATTAGTACATTGCCCAAATCGAAGACAATTACTGAATAATTGTGCATTTTATTCTCCTTGATAATTAACCGTTTCTGAAATAAAAGAGATAAGTCTAGCTTTTATTTGTTTTTAAGTTTTTAAATAAACAAGATTTTTAATTCTTAATTATTATTTTTACAGTTAAATATATTAATAATATCGGCAACAGAATAGTTACATGTCTAAATTAGGTAAGAAGTTCATTAGAATAACCGTGCATCAAGATGATAAATCGCGACTTGAGTATTTAATAGAGCGGTTAAGTTATATCATGAAGGATCTTGATCTTTCGGAACCAGAATTTGAACCAAAAAGTGAAAATGTAAATTATTCATTGCATGTATCCTACCGTAGTAAACTTGATATTTTAGTAGAATCACTTACGATCAATGGATTTTATATTGAATCTTCAGATGAAAAAATAATTGAGATTATAAAAAATTCTAACGATAAGTATCGGGAAGAACTGAAAAGATATGCGGCTTCATTAGATTTAAAAAAGAATGTTAATAAAAAACATGACAATCTTGACAAATTAATTGATGAGGGTAAGTATAAAGAATTAATTAAAGTAGCAAAAGATGTAACTTATAACCCCGAATCAATAACCAAAGCCAAAGCTGGAATTCCTCTCTCTGTAAACAATCTGATAATTAAAGTAATAGACCGTTTTTCAAGACAGAAAATGGATATAGAAGAGGCTATTAGTACACTAACAACCATAACGTCGGATAAGGAATTACCATATTTTAACAGCCGTGAGTGGATGTACCAGGCTGGAATTGTAGCTGTAGAACTTTGTTCTCAAAGAGATTATGCTATTAAAAATCTTATCAAAATATCAAATCAAAAGAACTCAGATCAATTAATTAATGTTAAAGCCGCTATTAAATTTTCCGAAATTCTTTTTGGAAACTTGACCAAATACGAAGAACAAATCAAACTCGCAACAAAAGAATTAAACACTCGCTGGCTTTCAAACGTTGCAGAAGCTTACAGGAATAAATTATCAAAAGAAGAAAATGAAGCCTTTGATAAACTTGTTGATTTCATCAATGATTCCAAATAACAAATTACAGTTCTTAAAATTTCAGCTGCAATTCATATAATTATTCAAATACCTTTTTTATTAACCACCCAAATTTACTTGAGAAATATACACGTAATTCTTCTACTTTAATGTATACAAGCGGAACAACAATTAATGTTAGAAATAGAGAACTTGTTAATCCTCCAATTAGTGCCCAGCCCAGTCCGGTTTTCCATTCGGATCCCGAACTTTGAGAAAGAGCAATTGGAAGCATTCCAAATATCATTGTAAGTGTCGTCATAAAAATTGGTCGAATTCTCATTCTGCCCGCATCAATTAACGCTTCCATTACCCCTTCCCCCTGTTCCCTCATAGCGTTTGCTCTATCAACAAGAAGTATAGCATTTTTGCCAACCAATCCAACCAGCATAATAATGCCAAGTATTGAAAAGATTGATAATGATTTCATAGTTAGAGCCAGTGCTACAAATGCACCGATAAGTGCCAAAGGAATCGAGAATAATATTACAAATGGATAAACGAACGAATTATATAATGCCACCATAATCATATATGTAAATAATATGCCTGCTAATAGCGCCAATCCAAGATCACCGAATGATTGTTGCTGATTTTTAATATCTCCTTCATAGGTAAATGTAATTCCAGCTGGAAATTTTAGTCCGCTAAGTTTTTTATCAATATCCTGTGCAATATTACCCGATGCTCTCCCTACAGCCTGGGAGTAAACAGTAACACTTGAATTTCTGGATTGGCGTGATAATTTTGTTGGTCCGGTAGCTAGCTCAATATCAGCAAATTGTTTGAGATAAATAGTTTGCCCTTTTCTATTCAAAAAAGTCATATTCTCAAGTTGATCAGTTTTTGAGCGGTCAATTTGATCAAGCACTATTCGGATTGGGTACTCTGTATTATCCTCCCGTAATTTTGAATCATCGTCTCCGGTGAGTGCAACTCTTAGTGCCGTTCCAACTTCAGCAAGCGTTAACCCCAGTGTTAGCAGTTTTTTTCTGTCGACAGTAATTCTTGTTTCTGGATTTCCCTCTTCAGCAGATAATCTTACGTCCGCAGTACCTGGAATTGTTTTTACTGAATCGATTACCTCTTTTGCGGCTTTTACTACATCATCATAATTTGGTCCACTTACAACTAATTGAATTGGAGTTTGGTTTGCTACACCAAACAATCCGATGGGATTCACTCTCGTTTTTAATCCCGGAATTTTTTGCACCATAATTTTTATTTCATCGCCTATTTCATCGGTGGTTTTCGACCGCTCATCGGAGGGAATTAAGAACACTGTAATTTCTGTTGCGTTGGAATTCGCAAACCCAATTAATCCTTCGTTTGATGCTCCAACATTAGCATAAATCTTTTTAACTTCGGGAAGCGAGCCAATCATTTGTTCAACCTCTTGCGAAATTTTATTAGTCTTTTCGAGAGGGGTTCCGGGAGGCATTTCCAAAGTAACCGCAAATTCACCTCTATCCGTTTGTGAAATAAACTCAAATCCTATTAAACCCAATGGGAACAGAGTAAACGAACTAAAAAATAATACTAATGTTCCAATAGCTACTTTACCTCTATTAACAAAACTCCATTTCAACAATTCGATGTAATACTCGGTAAACTCCTTAAATTTCTTTTCGAACCAAAGTGCAAATCTGCCCAAGATAGTTTTTGAAGTTAATCTTTCAACCTTTGCAAATCGGGACGCCAACATTGGAGTAATTGTAAAAGATACAACTAAACTCATGAGAGTTGAAATAACTACTACCATCGCGAACTGCCTCATAATATTTCCTATAATTCCCCCCGTAAGAGCAAGTGGGAGGAATACCGCCACGTCAACCAGAGTTATTGCGAGCGCAGCGAATCCTATTTCATTTCTACCCCGAAGAGCGGCTGCTCTTTTTTCTTCTCCCTTTTCGAGATGGTGATATATATTTTCCAATACAACTATAGAATCATCAACCAATATTCCCACCACTAGTGAAAGCCCGAGCAGTGTCATAAGATTAAGAGTATAATCAAATGCCCATATTCCAATAAATGTTGAAATTAAGGAGGAGGGTATAGCTACAAGAATTATTATCGAATTTCGAAAGCTGTGTAAAAACATTAACATTACAATTGCTACAAGTATAACCGCAATAGCCAAATCTTTTTTAACCGCATCAGCCGCCTCAATTGTAAATAGAGAAGCATCCTGCGCAATATCGAATGATAAGTTTATGTTTGCATATCGGGATTCCAAACTTGCAATTTCCTTTTTAACCAAGTCCGCAACTTCAACCGCATTTGCATCAGATTGTTTTTGTAGATTCAAACCAATCGTATTTCTAAAATTAATTCTTGTGATGTTCGTACCTTCCTTAATTCCATCTTCAACTTCT
Coding sequences:
- a CDS encoding efflux RND transporter permease subunit, which codes for MTITELSIKRPSLIIIIFAALIAVGLFSYQTLKYELLPRFSPPIITISTIYPGASPSEVETGVSKVIEDAVSGMDKVNEVRSTSMEGFSLVIIELSLSAKTDISLQDAQRKIGEVINQLPTNAETPIVSKFAFDEIPVLRMGVSADVDSRELYQFVKDKIQPSLSRVAGVGQIAMIGGEEREIKINLDMQKLKAYGISILQITNAIKSANLDFPTGRIKDSQNQFIVRIAGKIESIEELKNLSVGQSRQGGEIKLSDIAEVEDGIKEGTNITRINFRNTIGLNLQKQSDANAVEVADLVKKEIASLESRYANINLSFDIAQDASLFTIEAADAVKKDLAIAVILVAIVMLMFLHSFRNSIIILVAIPSSLISTFIGIWAFDYTLNLMTLLGLSLVVGILVDDSIVVLENIYHHLEKGEEKRAAALRGRNEIGFAALAITLVDVAVFLPLALTGGIIGNIMRQFAMVVVISTLMSLVVSFTITPMLASRFAKVERLTSKTILGRFALWFEKKFKEFTEYYIELLKWSFVNRGKVAIGTLVLFFSSFTLFPLGLIGFEFISQTDRGEFAVTLEMPPGTPLEKTNKISQEVEQMIGSLPEVKKIYANVGASNEGLIGFANSNATEITVFLIPSDERSKTTDEIGDEIKIMVQKIPGLKTRVNPIGLFGVANQTPIQLVVSGPNYDDVVKAAKEVIDSVKTIPGTADVRLSAEEGNPETRITVDRKKLLTLGLTLAEVGTALRVALTGDDDSKLREDNTEYPIRIVLDQIDRSKTDQLENMTFLNRKGQTIYLKQFADIELATGPTKLSRQSRNSSVTVYSQAVGRASGNIAQDIDKKLSGLKFPAGITFTYEGDIKNQQQSFGDLGLALLAGILFTYMIMVALYNSFVYPFVILFSIPLALIGAFVALALTMKSLSIFSILGIIMLVGLVGKNAILLVDRANAMREQGEGVMEALIDAGRMRIRPIFMTTLTMIFGMLPIALSQSSGSEWKTGLGWALIGGLTSSLFLTLIVVPLVYIKVEELRVYFSSKFGWLIKKVFE